Proteins encoded by one window of Mustela erminea isolate mMusErm1 chromosome 5, mMusErm1.Pri, whole genome shotgun sequence:
- the LOC116589951 gene encoding olfactory receptor 4K13-like — MNSSMVTEFVLLGLTKTWELEIFFFFIFLLAYVAIMTGNLLIVVTVTFDSLLYSTPMYFLLGNLSFLDMCISTITTPKMVTDFLRENKTISLWGCMAQMFLLHFLGGSEMTLLIVMAVDRYIAICKPLHYTSIMNRRVLVGSVLLSWAVGFVHTMSQMVFTITLPFCGPNIVDDIFCDLPRVLKLACTETYILELLVTVDSGLLSFICFILLLISYTVILVTVRRRSSGGLSKALSTLSAHITVVTLFFGPIIFIYAWPSSGFSVDKFLSVFYSIITPLLNPIIYTLRNQEMKAAISRLRTKHILRINWY, encoded by the coding sequence ATGAATAGCTCAATGGTAACAGAGTTTGTTTTGTTAGGACTCACCAAAACGTGGgaacttgaaattttcttttttttcatatttttgttggcCTATGTAGCAATTATGACAGGAAACCTTCTCATCGTGGTCACTGTAACCTTTGACTCACTTCTGTACTCCACACCAATGTACTTCCTTCTTGGAAATCTCTCCTTCCTGGATATGTGTATTTCCACAATCACAACTCCTAAGATGGTCACAGATTTCCTCAGGGAGAATAAAACTATTTCTTTGTGGGGCTGTATGGCTCAGATGTTCCTCCTCCACTTTTTAGGCGGCAGTGAGATGACTCTTCTCATAGTCATGGCTGTTGATCGATACATTGCAATATGCAAACCTCTTCACTACACATCCATCATGAATCGCCGGGTCCTCGTGGGCTCCGTGCTGCTCTCATGGGCTGTTGGTTTTGTGCATACGATGAGCCAGATGGTTTTTACTATCACCTTGCCTTTTTGTGGCCCCAACATAGTAGACGATATTTTTTGTGACCTTCCCCGTGTTCTAAAACTTGCCTGCACTGAGACCTACATTCTGGAGTTGCTGGTAACTGTTGACAGTGGACTGTTGTCTTTCATCTGCTTCATACTCCTGCTCATTTCCTACACTGTCATTCTGGTAACTGTCCGACGTCGATCCTCTGGTGGACTCTCCAAGGCTCTGTCCACACTGTCTGCTCACATTACTGTGGTCACTCTATTTTTTGGGCCAATTATCTTCATTTATGCTTGGCCATCTAGTGGCTTTTCAGTGGAtaaatttctttctgtgttttattcaATTATTACACCTTTACTGAATCCCATCATTTATACTCTGAGAAATCAGGAGATGAAAGCAGCCATTAGTAGACTGAGGACCAAACATATCCTCAGAATAAACTggtattaa